Within Caproicibacterium argilliputei, the genomic segment CATGAAAGCAGAAACCTGCGCCAGAGACTCTGTGTTCAAATGCAGCATATTGGTCAGTGGACTGGACAGCGAATAAAACAGGCTCATAAAAATCAGCATGGGAATGACCATCATCAGGCAGCTGCTGCCCATGCCGCCCATGCCTTCCTTTTCGTAAAGCTTCTGCTGCTCTTCCATCAGCTTTGCTTTGTCATTGCCATAGATTTTCTGCAGCTCCTGCATTTTCTTCTGCATCTTCATACTGCCGGCCATACCTTTTTGCTGTTTGATATAAGGCGGAAACATCAGCAGATTGAGCACAACCGTAAACAGAATGACGGCCACGCCGTAATTGCGTACTACAAAGTACAAGCCGTACAGCACGTAGCCGAGCAGCCATCCAAGTCCGTTAAAAATTTGCATAAGGTGACAAACTCTCCTCTATAATAAGGATTTTCGTTTCTTTTTTTCTTTCTTCAGCTTTATTTTTTTCTCCGGCACCGGGTCAATGCCTCCCCGGCTGAACGGATTGCACCGCAAAAGCCGCCAAAGTGCCAGCAAACCGCCCTTGAACGGCCCAAACCGCTCAATCGCCTCCAGGGCATAGTTCGAGCAGGTTGGCATATACCGGCACATTGGCCCATGCAGCGGCGAAACCCGCTTTTGATAAAAGCGGATCAGCCGTAATAGCAGGTTTTTCAGCGTATTCACTGCAGAATCCCCGCTTTGCGCAGCTGCTGCTCCATGGCACG encodes:
- the yidD gene encoding membrane protein insertion efficiency factor YidD, with amino-acid sequence MNTLKNLLLRLIRFYQKRVSPLHGPMCRYMPTCSNYALEAIERFGPFKGGLLALWRLLRCNPFSRGGIDPVPEKKIKLKKEKKKRKSLL